Genomic DNA from Setaria italica strain Yugu1 chromosome V, Setaria_italica_v2.0, whole genome shotgun sequence:
TCAGGAAAAGAAAGGACAAAAGGCAAGGCCTAGATCTTTCAGAGAAGATAGATGAAAGAACTGCCAAGAAATGGGAGTGTTTTAGTACATACATAGAAGTCCAAGCGTGCACTTCCTATCCACCTGTATTTCTCAGACTCAATATCTATGTCGGCCACCAAACCTAAGACGTCAATCAGGTAACAATCAGAAAAGTTTCTTAGAATTACCTCTATTTTATAAAGTCTGTTGCATACCCCAAGTCATTAGCAAGACACTAAAAAATTTCTTCTCCCCTTGCAAAATGGTACAGACATCCAAGGACTGCTTGTGACCTGTGTATAACCAGAAGTTTGTGTTCCATAAGATTCTCCCCAGGAAATCCGCATGATTCATGTACTTCCGTACATGAGAAAGAAAGGAATAGAGAGATGACCTCTGATAATGGCAAATACAGCATTTGAAACAGAGCATTTCTCACTGGCAGCATGCAGGAGTGATTTAGCCATGCCATTTCCTGTACCTGCACACATGACAAGACCAGGCCTGTTCTGTGGCTTTCAGAATTTTCTTGTGGTAGTGTTGTAGTTAATATTGTTTTACCCGCTGGAATTAGCCCAATTGGCATCTTTATTGCCTCCTCCCAATCTGTTCGTTGAAGAATTCCGTTCACTACCTAGGTCAGAAATCACAGCATCAGAAGCAACAGGTTACACGTTTcctcctcgcaaaaaaaaaaggttacacCTTTCCTCGCAGATGTTAACGATAAGAATGACTGGAACCCAGTGGTTTTTAGATTTCCAGGGACTAAGACTGGATCCAAATATGTATCACAAGCTATGACAAACAGGAGAACATGGTGATGCCATGCATCAGTGTTAGTACCGTACACTTTCAGATAACATACTATTTCTTCAGGCAATCTTCACTAGGTATTTGTGAGGAAGGGGTATCACGTCAAAAAAACGTTAACCAATGAACAACTGGCTTAAACAACCGCATTTCAGATGAGCTCTATGAAGTTTGAGGTTTATTattcttttttgaaacgaggTTTGAGGTTTATCAGATTCAAGTAACCTTGCTGAGTACAAACAAAACGTAAGTCAGCGCTCTAGGCCAGCCTGAACGCATGTTACGCGCTTATCGTTCAGAACATACAGCATACTAGGCTGCAAACACTGGTTTGTCACTAAGTCACTAACCTCCACGAGGACACCGTCGCCGCTAACGCAGACAATGCCGTCGTACTTGGCAAGGTCGAGGGAAGTCGCCACCTCCCGGGCATGTCCCCGGTACTCGGTCTCTGAAACAGATCACGAACAGAACGGATCGATGTAACCACAAAAACCATGGAAAAATACTTGGTAAAATTCATGGAAAACCATCCGCATTTGCATGCTGAACCTTGCACTGTGATGCTCACACCCGCAGCTTCAAACAGAGGCTTGATTTCCGCGTCGTAGATCTTCTTCGCGCATTTCTTGCCGCCGAAGGGGTTGACGAAAGTGAACAGTCTCTTCGGCCGGCCTACGGGTGAAGTTTTCAGCACAGACATGATTAACAGGTATTTTGATCTCGCATTAATTAGTGTGAGAAGAGAATCAAAACAGGGGAGCACTTCCATCTAGCCTGAGCAGTGAGCACACATACCGAACGAGTCGAGGCAGCGTCTCATCCTCTCGCcccacgccgcggcggcgccctcgccgtcggCCATCTCGAGCACGAAGTCCCGCCTGCACCGCCTCCCAGCTCCCTTCTTccctcccgcgcccgcgccggacGCGCACGACGTCGCCCTACCCGCGCCCGCCGCAACGAAGGCCCTCACAACGACCTCCTTCCCCCTCGCCTCGACCCCGAGCACCTCGCGCTCCAGCGACAGCGCCCGctcccccgcaccgccgccgccggtcgcgcGGCGCCACCGTAGCTCCCCGCCCCCGAgcgtcgcctccgccggcgcgccgtCCACGCGGACACTGACCGTGGCGGCGCGGTCCTCCATGCCCTGCCCTCCCTGTCCCTGGCGTAGCGGCGGAGTCGTGTGCTGGCGGAGGTTTGGGCGCTTGACAAGGGAGTGGCGCGCACGCAGGAGCAGGAGGCAGCGTGGACGGGCAGGAGCAGGACGAGGCGATCGATGTGGAGGGAGCGGACGGGCTCGAGTGGCGACGTGCTGGATGTTATGGGAACGATAGCGACGGGCTGCTCATTGCTCTGTTGGTCATGGCAATCCCCACGTTAGAATGacacttcatacttattgtgtgtttggatcctaaagtttagttcttATCATCGAAtctttggatgctaattaggaggattcaatatgagctaattataaaactaattacacagatggaggctaactagattcgtctcgcgaattagtctccatctgtgcaattggttttataattaatttatatttaatactcctaattagtatctaaatatttgatgtgatggggactAAATTTTATAGCAGTTGTAAGCTGCCAGGAGGCGATGGGGTGCTCATCGTCTCATTGCTTAACGCTATGGGCTTCCTCTTCACCCTTCCATGTCATCCGGCGATCAGTTCAAACCGCTGGGCA
This window encodes:
- the LOC101760848 gene encoding sphingosine kinase 2, with the translated sequence MEDRAATVSVRVDGAPAEATLGGGELRWRRATGGGGAGERALSLEREVLGVEARGKEVVVRAFVAAGAGRATSCASGAGAGGKKGAGRRCRRDFVLEMADGEGAAAAWGERMRRCLDSFGRPKRLFTFVNPFGGKKCAKKIYDAEIKPLFEAAGVSITVQETEYRGHAREVATSLDLAKYDGIVCVSGDGVLVEVVNGILQRTDWEEAIKMPIGLIPAGTGNGMAKSLLHAASEKCSVSNAVFAIIRGHKQSLDVCTILQGEKKFFSVLLMTWGLVADIDIESEKYRWIGSARLDFYAVVRIMNLRKYCGNIHFVPAPGYEAYGEPIKQVKNFMVESLEQNGKSHPSSYPGPSVEFQASDWRFVDGPFVAVWINNVPWAAEDIMAAPEAKFADGYMDAVILRDCPKADLLALLMKMSDGSYVKSPYVTYLKVRSFKLSPGPLVGNPKKGGIIDVDGEVIARGEGTYGRSQHQDVMAYGPPIQLTVHQALATVYCPNKIR